The genomic DNA GAGAGGAGAGGAGGTTAGTGACCCAAGTACCCAGGGAATCAATGAGGACAAAGGCAGGGGAGGGGAGAGAGGGGAGCACGGTGGGCAAATCAATGGGTATTTCCAGCACTTGCCAGTGAGGGGGGCGGCGATAGCGGTGTCGGGCAATTCTGTCCTGCCATTCGGGGTCATCGGGGTAGTTTTGAGCAGTAGCGATATAGATAACCGGCAGAGAAGAGGAGAGGGCTAATTTTTCTGCCCATTCACTCTTACCCGATCGGGTTGGTCCTGTCACCAAGGTGATCACGCTACTTGGGCAAACACTTCCTGGAATACCTTTTGCACCCTATCCCCTGAGTCAATAGAAGCTAGGGGGTCTTTGCGGAGGCGGTGGCGCAGACAGAGAACTATTACTTTTTCTATATCCCCCACTGTCACAGTTGTTCTGCCTTCATAGGCACAGAGAGCTTTAGCAGCACGGTTAGTGACAATATCCCCCCGCAGTCCATCCACGTCCAGTTGGGCACAGACTTGGGAAATCTTCAGTTTTAACTCCTGGGGCACTGTGACCTGGGGTAACAGTTGTTGAGCTGCCGTAATTCTGTGCTCTAATTCTGCCTGCGCACTGGCATAGGCACTCAGAAAGGCATAGGGATTCTGGTCAAACTGGGTGCGTTGTTCAACAATTTTCACCCGTAGTTCAGGGTCTTTGACTGTCCTAATCTGGGCGTGCATACCAAAGCGATCGAGTAATTGGGGGCGCAATTCTCCCTCCTCGGGATTACCTGACCCCACTAGCACAAATCTAGCCGGATGACGAATGGAAATCCCTTCCCTTTCTACGGTATTCCAGCCAGAAGCCGCTGCATCCAACAGCACATCTACTAAGTGGTCATCTAACAAATTCACTTCATCGATGTATAAAATGCCCCGATTTGCTTTTGCTAACAGACCAGGCTCAAAGGCTTTTACTCCCTCACTTAACGCCCGCTCAATATCGATCGTGCCGCATACTCTATCTTCTGTTGCTCCCAGGGGCAAATCCACCATGGCTACTTTTTTGCGCACAATCGGTAATACTTCTCCCCGCGCTAGGCGCTCCCGCACAAACTCACTCTGCAGCTCACTGTCAGTCGGGTGACTATTAAAGGGGTCATCAGCCACAACTTCAATTTCGGGGAGCAAGTCCGCTAAGGCACGGATGGTTGTAGATTTACCCGTACCCCGATCGCCCATGATCATCACACCGCCAATTTTGGGGTCAATGACATTGAGGATCAGGGCAAGTTTCATCTCCTCCTGCCCGATGATGGCACTAAAGGGAAAAACAGGACGCTTTTGGTTCAAGGTAATTGTTTGGCTAACTACTCTTCCAGTATAGCGGTTGCTTCTGCTGCCAATAACTGGGAAATAACTGTTCTAATTTGCTAATCTCTATACCTTAGCATCGGTTGATTTTAACAGAGCTATGAACAGGATAGGAGAGCACTAACAGCATTTTCCCAAGGTGTAGCACGATGTCATTTGTTTGTCTTCTGCCCCTGCCTACCGACTGTTCTGCCAAAATATACAGAAAGGTATGCCTGTGATGATTGTTGCCAAGCGTGGTTAAAATACACTACTAGGCTTTCGGGGGATACAGGGAAACCTATTGGACAAAAAACAAAGTAATAACATGAAACGCAAAAAACAAAAACGCCACCGCAAAGGGGAAGTTGCTGTCTGTGACGATCGGGGCAATCTACGTCTAGTTTTTAGTTTCCATAAACAGAGGTTTTTTTGGAGCCTACGCCTGCCCGATACACCCCATAACCGCCTCATTGCCCATCAAAAAGCCTTGAAAATTCGTCAGGACATTGAACTAGGGCTATTTCGCCCAGAAAATAAGTCTTTATACATAACTAACGAACGCCCAGAGGGTCAGACCGTCCGTTTAGCAGAACTGTGGCAGCGATTTGTCGACTACCAAAAGCAAATTCTCTCCCCCACCACGATCGTTAACAGCTATGAGGCAGTCACACGCTATCTAGCCAAATGTTCTACAGAAGGACTGCAAGACCCTGTTAGCCTGCGGGGAGAGCTACTACAAATTACGACCAAAGGGCAAGCCCAGGATGCGCTGATGTACCTGTCTAAGTGTTGTCAGTGGGGTATAAAACATGGATTGCTCGATCGGAATCCCTTTGCGGGTATGTACAGAGAAATCAAAACCAATAAACCTACTGCTCCTGTTGCCTTTACACGGGAAGAAAGAGATCAGATTATTGCTGCCTTTGTCAATCATTCCACCTACAGCCACTATGCCCCCCTGGTGAAATTTTTGTTTTGGACTGGCTGTCGTCCCTGTGAAGCAGTGGGACTGAAATGGTCTGCTGTTGCCTTAGATTGCAGTTTTGTCCAGTTTGCTGCCAGCATTGTTATAGCAGGCAGTAAGCTAATAGAACGCCAATCCACTAAAACCGGTGTTGTACGCAAGTTTCCCTGTAATCAAGCATTGCAAGAACTACTGCAGTCCCTCGATCGTTCTACTAATCCCCTCGTCTTTCCCAGCAAAAGGGGCAAACCAATCAACATCAGGAACTTCAACGTAGGAGCGTGGCGGGGGGTATTAGCTAGTTTAGGCTTGGATTACAAAAATGGCATCCGCATGACCCCCTACAACTGCCGTGACACCTTTATCAGTCTGCAAATTGCGGCTGGTGTTTCCTCCGATGTTGTTGCCTACTGGGTCGGCAATTCCCCCGCTGTTATCCGTCAAAAATACCTAGACCCCGCTGCCCTTGACCGCCTTGCCCCTGTGCTAGGCTAAATGGTGATTCCATCTCTAGAGACTAGGTACAGACCGATGGTGTAGCTCCCGTGATCGCCTGCGACAGAAAAATGTCAAATAGAACTTAACAAAATATTATGGTGTAGATCATCTTTGCCATGACCAAACCAGCACAGTTCACCCATTTACATCTCCTCCCATCAACTATAACAGTAGATAAACCATCAGAACAACCCATATATTTTTAGTGATAAGCTTACCGAATTTTAATTCTTCCCGCCAAAATTGCACAGCATCTATACCTCCCATTCCAAAGGGCTTACAAGGTCGTCTAACTAGTGGCATTCCATTTGACAAGTGTTAGACAGAATTTGGCATAAGCACTTTACCGGCGTTAATCCGTCCTTTACCCATGCTCCTTTGTTAACTGGTGTTCCCTGTGGTATACCCAAGGGCTATCTTTATAGCAAAACTTTTCCCTGCCTCGTTTGTGTATGTCCTGATACAAATTCACACAGTGGGCACCGCTAGTCTGCTACTATGCCTTTTATTTAACATGGTAATGATTTCCCAGTTATTATTTCCTTGAAGTTTCTACTAGAATATTATTAAGTAGATTATCTTCGCTCCTGGGAGATTATGGGGGGACTGGCCAAGGACTTGGTAATATGGAACCTGTTCCTAGACCCAATTTTTCTGCGCACTGTCTTTACTACTAACTTCCCCCACATTCTACAAAGTTTGGGCATCAGTTTAGCAGTGTCCACCTACCAAGCAGGTTTTTTAATCATAGTGAGGGCGGATGGAGATAAACTCAATACCCACTTCCGTAAGTTCGACAAGCCTATGGGACTGGCAGCGGATGGTGAAAAAATTGCCCTCGGTTCCAGTTATCAGATTTTGGAATTCCGCAATTTGCCAGCTGTCACTGCTAAATTGATCCCTCCCTACAAACACGATGCCTGTTATCTTCTCCGTCAATCCCATATTACGGGAGATATTGACATCCATGAAATGGCTTATGCAGATGATGAAATTTGGTTTATCAATACTAAGCTTTCCTGTCTTTGCACGATCGATCGCGTCCACAGTTTTGTACCCCAGTGGCGGCCACCGTTTATTTCGGGTTACGATTTAACCGATCGGTGTCATTTGAATGGCTTGGGGGTGAGGGAGGGCAAACCCCGCTATGTTACAGCTTTAGGGGAGACAGATACACCTAACGGCTGGCGCGCAAATAGAGCTAGGGGTGGGATATTGATGGATATAGCAACCAATGAGTTTATCTGTCGGGGGTTGTCTATGCCCCATTCCCCTAGATGGTACAGAGATAGGTTATGGGTGTTGGAGTCAGGTAAAGGTAGTGTTGCCACCGTTGACTTACGAACGGGAGCACTAACCACAGTGGCAGAACTGCCAGTTTTTACCAGGGGGATAGATTTTTGGGGTAATCTAGCTTTCATTGGTCTTTCGCAAGTGCGGGAAACTGCTGTGTTTAGCGGTATTCCCCTTACCCAGAGATTGACAGAGCGAATTTGTGGTATATGGATTGTCAATATTGTTACAGGAGAAACATTGGGATTTTTACGATTTATAGAGGGAGTGCAGGAAATTTTTGCCATCTCTGTTTTACCCCATCGTTATCCTGAGGTGCTGGAGACTAACGACGTTCACTTGACTAACTCTTTCTTTTTACCTGATGAGGCTGTTTGTCAATTTGTACAGACTGAACTGTCCACGCCCCCAGAACGAGTGATTGACTCCTTTTCTGTCATCATACCTGTGTACAACACTAACAGGAGAGGCAAGGGGGTTCTAGAAAGGACACTCAAGAGTATAGAGGCTAGCATTGATTACTACTTAGCACAGGAGAAACCAGAACACCACTGTAAATATGAGGTAATACTAGTGAATGACGGCTCTACAGATAATACCTGGGAGATAGTCCAACAGTTTGTCCGGGGTAAATCTTTCTATCGTTTGATAGAACATGACCGGAAGCGGGGGCGACCAGCAGCACGCAATACAGGGGCAAGGGCAGCCACAGGCAAGGTGTTATTTTTCTGTAATGATGATGACCTCTACTATCCGCAACATATTTACTCTGCTTTGCTACTCTGCTTTGCAGTTAATGAGTCGTCCAGTGAATACAAGTGCCAAGTTTAGGCTGCCTTTTAATTTGCCAGCGGCGGTGCAGATGGGCGTACACACTGCTGATCCTCTACATCCCTACTGGAAAGCACAAATGGAAAGGGTTATTTGTCTGAATTTGTGTGTCAGAAAGGAAGCCCATGATTTTATAGAGGGGTTTCCTGAAGATGAGTTGGATAAGGCAGATGGGGTGTATACCAATTGTTTGGCTAATTTTTGTGCGATCGTTTCCTCTGCAGAGGAGACGGTGGAGTATATGCGCTATCCAGGCAATTCCTTCGATCGGCAGTTACAGCAGTTGCAGAATGCCCCAAGCACTGTGGACTTGTCTATCTCGCCGGCTGAGCAGGCGGGGCTTGATTGCCAGCATCGTTTACAGTATTTGGCAGAAAAACTCCAGCGTCTGTCCAGGGAAAACCCTGACGTTATGTTGCAGTGGGGGAATGATTTGTATAACCAGGGGGATTTAGATTCAGCTTTGCAGTATTATCAGCGCTGCCTCGAACTAGACCCTGACTTTTTACAAGCGAAGTATAACATGGCAACTACTCTCCTAGACCTAGATAGACCCCAAGAGGCTTTCCCTATATTTGAGGAAATTGTCAAAATACAGCCTGATCACGCTGATGCTTGGAATTCCCTGGGGAGAATTTGTGCTCGTTATCGGGAGTGGGATAGGGCAATTGCATTTTACGAGAAGGCGGTTAGTATACAACCCGATCAAGCGACCGCCCATTGGCATCTAGGCATAGAACTGTTACGAAAGGGTGACTTCATGCGAGGGTGGGAAGAATATGAATGGCGATGGCGAACTCCCGGATTTACCCCTCTAAATGTCCCCAAACCCCGCTGGCAGGGGGAAGACATCAGTGACAAAACAATTCTGCTCTACACAGAGCAAGGCACAGAGGAGGCAATTCAGTTTATTCGTTACGCTCCAATCGTTAAACGCTTGTGTAAGCGCCTGCTAGTTTTGTGTCCCAAACAGCTGTACGGATTATTCAAATTGGTAGAAGGGATTGATGAACTGCTGTTAGCGGGAGAGATTCTCCTGTCCTCGTTTGATACCTATATTCCATTGTTAAGTGTGCCACAGGTCTTAAAAACTACTCTTGACAACATCCCTGCTGCTATTCCCTATATCACACCTGTTTTCAGACCGCAAATTGACGAATTCATGCAGGAGCATTTAGGTAAATTTAACGTTGGTTTTGCTTGGGCTAGTAATAACGATCTGCGATCCTGTCCAATTATTGATCTGTTACCAATTTTAGCCATGTCTGGAGTGACTTTTTTCAGTTTACAAAAGGGCGATCGGGCAAGAGATTTACAACAATTACCAAATACTGTACAAGTGATAGACCTAGAACCCTACCTGAAAGACTATTTAGACCTAGCTTGGGCAATGACTAAGTTAGATTTGATTATCAGTGTTGATAGTTCTGTGCTGCATTTGGCAGGAGCAATAGGTAAACCCGCGTGGGGGATGCTTTGCTTTGTCCCTGATTGGCAGTGGTTGCGTTTACAGGAAACGAGTCCCTGGTATCCTTCCATGCGTCTGTTTTGGCAGCAAGAATACAAAAGCTGGGCAGAGGTGGTGGAAAGTGTACAAAGAGCACTGCTGCAGTTGCAATAGCTCCTATTACCTGAAAGATTTTGACAGGGGTTTAAGCAGCAAGGTGAGAAATGCAATCAACTAGGAGCTTACCTAACTCAAATAGTTGTCAAAGAACTCAGCCACAAAGTTGTTAAAGGCTCTAGGGGAAAAGTAGCATAAGCGAAAAACAGCCCTGGAATTTGGCGTTTGTCACTATTTTGCAGTTTTGGGGGTGAACAAATTAGAGTAACCACCACATCAAAACAATTCCCACAATCGCCCCTACTACCACTTGCACAGGTGTGTGTCCTAAGAGTTCCTTGAGGGGGTCAGGGGGAGAATCCTCGTACAATTCCACCACAATTTGGTTAAGCAGTTGCGCTTGTTGACCTGCTGCCCGCCGAATCCCTGTAGCATCATACATCACAATGACAGCAAAGACACAGGCAATAGCAAATAGCCCACTGTCCCAACCCTGGGTAAGACCAATCCCTGTTGCCAAAGCTGATACTAACGCGGAATGGGAACTAGGCATCCCCCCTGTTTCAAAAAACACCTGCAATTTCAAGCAGCGATGGCGAATACTCTCAATGATTACTTTAATCAGCTGTGCTACCAGACTAGCACTCAGGGCAATCAATAACACACGGTTATCAAGGAGATGTTCCATACTATGCTAGTTAGTGCGCTCCACAATGTAGTCTGCCAGTGACTGCAGGGGTATTGCCCGATCGCCAAAGGTTGCCAGTAGTTGTTTGGCTTCTTGAATTAGTGCCTGGGCTTTCTGTTGGGAGGTTGCAATGCCCCATAGCTTGGGATAGGTCAGTTTTTGCGCTTTCTCATCCTTGCCTACGCTTTTGCCCAATTCTTCAGGGGTAGAAGTGATGTCTAAAATGTCATCAATGATCTGAAAGGCTAAGCCAATGTTCTGGGAGTATTGCCGCAACAGTTCTATCTGCTGGTCACTTGCCCCTGCGACGATCGCTCCCCCTACTACTGCCGCTTCCAACAGGGCTGCTGTCTTGTGTTTGTGAATGTAATCCAGCATTTCTTCTGTGGCATGGGGATTGCCTTCCATCTCTAAATCTACCACTTGACCACCCACCAAGCCTGCCGCAGAAACCGATCGGGCAAGCAGCCCAATCACGCGCACCACTCTATCTCTGGGTACTTCCAGGGGGGTGCGATCAGCAATGACTTGAAAAGCATAGGCAAGGAGTCCATCCCCCGCCAAGATCGCTATGTCTTCCCCAAAGACTTTGTGGTTAGTGGGTTTACCCCGCCGATAGTCGTCATTGTCCATTGCCGGCAGGTCGTCGTGAATTAAAGACATGGTGTGGATCATCTCCACCGCCACCGCCGTCGGCATTGCCCAATCTGGTGTACCACCACAGAGTTCACAACTAGCTAAGACTAAAATGGGTCGCAACCGTTTTCCCCCTGCTAGGAGGGAATAGCGCATCGCTTCATAGATTTTGGGGGGATAGCCCATCGGTAAATATGTATCCAGGGCAGTTTCTACCTGCTGGCGATACCGATCGAGGTAACTTTTGAGGTCAAAGGTAAGTGCCATACCGTTGGCAGTAGCTCCATAATGTATTTTGCAACAAAAGCGTAACGGTCATAGGACCAACTCCGCCAGGCACAGGGGTAATGTAGCTAGCCACCTGGGAAACTTCGCCAAAGTCCACATCTCCCACTAGTTTATCCCCCACTCGATTAATCCCCACGTCGATTACCACTGCCCCTGCCTTGACCATGTCGCCCCTAATTAAATTGGGTTTACCTGCAGCTACGACCAAAATATCTGCTGTCTGGGTAATTTCCTGGGGGTTGGGAGTACGGGAATGGACGATCGTGACAGTGGCGTTAGCTTCTAGGAGCATAAGGGCTAGGGGTTTGCCCACCAAAATACTTCGCCCCACTACTACTGCCCGTTTGCCAGCCAGGGGGAGCGGTAGAGTTTTTAATAGCTCCATTACTCCTGCGGGAGTACAACTTCTTAGCCCTGGTTCCCCTCTCACTAGTTTGCCTAGGTTAACAGGATGGAGACCATCTGCATCCTTCTGGGGCAGGATTGTGTTGATTATTGCACTACTATCGAGATGAGGTGGCACAGGTAGCTGCAACAAAATACCATCTACGAGAGGGTTACTGTTTAACTCTTCAATTAGCGCCCGTAACTCCGATTGGGTGGTATTTGCGGGGAGATGTTTGCCGAAGGAAGCTATCCCGACGCGCTGGCAGGCTTTTTCCTTGTTGGCGACATAGGTAGCACTAGCGGGGTTGTTCCCCACCATAATCACTGCTAATCCCGGTGGACGACCATATTCTGGTGCTAGTTGTTGGATACGCTGGGCAATTTTTTCCTGGAAAGCCTGGGCAATTGCTTTGCCATCTATAATCTGAGCAGTCATCCTACCCTCTCTTACACTGTTTATAACCCCATTCCACCAGGGCAGTGACTATTTTATCTGCATGTTCCCCTTGAACTTCGATCGTGTCCGCTTTGACTGTCCCGCCTGCCCCGCAGAGAGTCTTTAGTTTTTTGAGTAGTTCTTTGTAGGTATCCTCGGTTCCCTGCACACCCGAAATTACAGTCACTGTCTTGCCCCCTCTCCCTTTGCGGGAAATTTGCACCCTCACTTTTTGTTGGGCAATCGGTAATGGGGTGGTTTTTGGTTCAGGTTCTGGCTCTTTGCCAAATTCGCGATAAACTACCCGCTTGTTCACAGGCATCAACCCTGATTCCGATAGTGATGGAGATTATAGCAAAGTCTGGCTACGGCGCAGGCATTAACGTGAACCCTATCAAATAGAGTTCAGCCTACAATTTCCCAAAAATCGGTCTTCAAATTTTGATTAAACCTATGGTACTATGCCACTAAGCTAACCTTCTGCTTGACTACTATGCTTCACTTCTTTCTTATCCCCTATCTCTTACGAGAGCACAGTTATGAAGTTTACGAATACTCAAATGCAGAGATATGTAAATGGGCAGAGTTTTACCTAAGTAGAAAAACAGGTTTTCATCTAACAAACTTCTTAGCTGGGAAAGTAACTGAGAACCCAAATGATATTTTGCTGGGACACCCCACATTTATTGATCAGCCTGAGAAACATCCGTGTGGAAAAGTTATTCGCAATTGGGTAAAGGACAATGCCCTAACTACTGATCTACTCTGTCATCCCAATACTTACATTTTCATGCCTTGGGTTCCAGTTTTTCCTCCTGAATGGACTGAATGCATGCCTTTTTGGCAATCGCAACTATTATCAGCACGCAAAATTTTTGGTCTATGTGGCAGAATATGGTACGATCGGACTCTAGAATTAGAAGATAGTTCTATCCAATGTCAGGTTAAGCACAAATTGGTACACATTAACATGGGATTAGCAGCGCAAAATATTTTTCCTTATAAAAGCATGTTCAACCCTATTGGACAGAGAGGAATTCTACACATTAGCCACCTAGGAACATACAAAGGTTTTGATATTACCTGTGCCAGTTTGATGGGGCTAGATGTACTTCTGCATGTAGCTGGAAATGTACCGCAACTTCATGAAGGTTTGATCAAAACTCATATACAGGGGGAAGAATTTGTTTTCAATTTCTTGGGGTGTATTGATAATAGCGATCCATTTACTAACCAGTGGATTATAGAAAATTATGACTTTTACATACACACAGCAACGATGGATGCTCAAGCCACTACAATTTTGGAGAATGTTGCTAGAGGATTAATTCCTTTGGTAACCCCTGAGAGTGGATTCATCAGTGATCACGCTATCTACTTAACTCATGATCCCGATGAAAATCGCAAAATCATTAGGTGGGCATTAAACTTACCTGAGTCTGAGTTGCTGAAAAGAAGTCAGCTTTTAAGGGAGCAAGTTCTCCGAGAACATAACTGGGAGAACATTTTTAATAAGGTCTGGGATGAAATTTCCATGGATATAGAAATGCGCAAACAGAAACAGGAGGGAGCAAAACTATGAGCAGATCTGATGAGGGGAAGACAAGTAAAGTTGATAAACACATCTTTTTGACCAAAGCAGAGCTATTAGAAATTGAGAATCGGATTCGTATTGGGCGCCATGTAGAACGGTATGCTCTACTCAGGCAATTTGCCAAGGGTGTAGTGTGCGATGCAGCTTGTGGTTGTGGTTATGGTAGTTACCTGTTAGCAACGAACCCTGATGTACATTCTGTAATTGGGATTGACTCTGATCCAGGAGTTATTGATTTTGCTAAACGGGAATATGCTAGCTCTAAGGTTAGTTTTGTACAAGGTGACTTGAATACCTGGACTAGCGATCGACCTATAGATATGTTAATTTCTGTGGAAACAATTGAGCATATCCCCGAAACATTAGTACTACCAAATTTCTGTGATAGGAACCTGATTAATCATGTCATCCTAACATACCCCTCCAAAAAGACTACCCACTACAATCCTTTTCATTTTCATGATTTCAAGTTGCAGGATATCCTAAATATATTTTCTAAGTTTATTTGCTACAAGCACTTCAACTGGGAATATGAGTTTGATGTCGTATTTTTGATTCGGGAATCAGCTTAGTAAAGCTTTTTAAGCAATTTTTTGTCCTAACTAGGATAGGACTGCAACCAAGCAGCTAATTCACTATCAGGGCGAGCAACCCCTGCAAACAAGCCAGGCAAATTAGTACGCGGTTCCTTTTCTCCCCAATACAACCAACAGCTACCAAGGGGCAAGTCATCTAAGCCTACTTGAGAATGGGTCAACCACACTAGGGGCAGCTGGGGTAACTCTCCTTCCCTGTCATCAATTCCTATCCCCGCCAGGGCTTCATAGACTTCCGCGGCATCCCTAAGCACACCTGTAGGGACTGACCAAAAGGAGACTGTAAAGTTATGCTTAACTGCATAGTTGTAAAGAGAAGCAGCGGCAATTACTGCCTGCTCAAAGCAATGGTCTAACCAACCCGATCGGGTATCTAGGGCAATGACAAATTCTTGTCCTCCTGTGGTCACCTCCAATTCCCTTACCCGCAATTCCCCATAGCGCGCACTTGTCCGCCAATGCACCAGTCGAATGGGATCGCCCCAGCGATAGGGGCGTAGGTTTTTCGTCAAGCCTTCCGTAGCATTGTTGAAATTTAACTCCGTTGTATGGGGGCGAGGACTGGTCTCTGCACCTAACCGATCGAGAATAGGGCAATAACTGAGGGGCAAGATCAGCGGGTAGACTACCACAGGCTGGGGTGCCGATCGTTTTCTGCGACTGCGAAACAAACCCAAAGGAGCAGCGGTGATAATATCCACCCGATCGAATTGATAAATCCCCCGTTTAGTCGTGGGCACGCTGTAACGCCATGTCCAGGTTTGCTTAGCAGGCAGTAGCTCGATCGTGGTCTGAGGGCTAGCAGTAAAAGTGGCAGGGAGGAAATCCCACACTTGAATCAGCTTGCGACTGACCTTGCCCCGGTTCTCCACCAGCAATACCCCCTCTAAAAAATCCCCCGCGCTGACTGGTTCTATCTTGGGGCGGGTAATAACAATATCGGCGAGGGAGCGGGGCGGCAAGGTTGCCCCTGCAATCAGCAAACCTATGCTAATACCACTGATGAC from Pseudanabaenaceae cyanobacterium SKYG29 includes the following:
- a CDS encoding DUF58 domain-containing protein, which codes for MWRWLEFHFSTPEYGGGLLFWLSVFFFAAATNTLSGWLYVISGISIGLLIAGATLPPRSLADIVITRPKIEPVSAGDFLEGVLLVENRGKVSRKLIQVWDFLPATFTASPQTTIELLPAKQTWTWRYSVPTTKRGIYQFDRVDIITAAPLGLFRSRRKRSAPQPVVVYPLILPLSYCPILDRLGAETSPRPHTTELNFNNATEGLTKNLRPYRWGDPIRLVHWRTSARYGELRVRELEVTTGGQEFVIALDTRSGWLDHCFEQAVIAAASLYNYAVKHNFTVSFWSVPTGVLRDAAEVYEALAGIGIDDREGELPQLPLVWLTHSQVGLDDLPLGSCWLYWGEKEPRTNLPGLFAGVARPDSELAAWLQSYPS
- a CDS encoding class I SAM-dependent methyltransferase; its protein translation is MSRSDEGKTSKVDKHIFLTKAELLEIENRIRIGRHVERYALLRQFAKGVVCDAACGCGYGSYLLATNPDVHSVIGIDSDPGVIDFAKREYASSKVSFVQGDLNTWTSDRPIDMLISVETIEHIPETLVLPNFCDRNLINHVILTYPSKKTTHYNPFHFHDFKLQDILNIFSKFICYKHFNWEYEFDVVFLIRESA